AAATGTTGATGATTACATTGCGTGGGCAGGTGGCTTTACTGAAAGGGCAGAAGATCAGCGTATCGCTGTTATTCGCGCTAACGGCTTAGTTGAGTTTGATAGCAATAAGCCGATTCAAAAAGGCGATCAAATTTTGGTATTGCCAAAAGTTGATACCAAAACGATGCAAGCGGTTAAAGATATCACTCAGATCATCTATCAAATCGCTGTAGCGGCGAACGTGGCGATCAACTAAAAATGAAAAATGACTATATTGTACTTTCTCTAGATCCAATGTTTTCGCCGTTACATTCGAAAATAGCTCACCTCATTGGGAGGGAATCGTATGCAATTACGTCATGTTGGTCAAAGCAACTCTATCTGCGAGGTTTTAGAAAAGAACTTGCCCAGAAAATGATCAACAAAATATCTGTGGAGGAAGCAAATCCTTACCTAGATACCGTGGGCAAGCTAGAAAGTTATTACCACTTCTACGTAGAGAAAATAGAAAAGCGACACTTAAACGAAGAAGAGCTGATCTATATGGCAAAGTTCTATATGGCACTTGAACGGTACATAAAACAACATGATATTTCATTGGTCTTGTTACATAACGATACTCGTTGGTATCACGCAATTGCAGTTAGCCTATGCAAAAAACTGAATATTGAGTATTTGGTTACTGAGCAAGGACTTATCAGGCCACATACAACCGTGCTTGATAGACGAGGTTGTAATGTTAATGCCGAGATCAACTACTTATCGGGTGTGGACTATCGAAATATAGCGCCAAGAACCAAAGTAAAAGTAACAGATAAACATGATTCTTTGCGTTCAATCTGCATGTTTGGTGTCTTTCTTCTCTATCTAATGGCTGAAAAGTGGTTAAGGCGAGATAGTGTGCTGAGTTATATGCATAACGATTACTCGATTGCCAAGTATATCCGTAGGCTCAGAAGAAAGCTGTTCGCGAGAGGTAGGAAACAGTCATATGTGGAAAACAAAACCGCATTGCTTTTTTTACAACTTGAAAATGATTCGCAGATTGTTCAGCACAGCTCTTATAACAGTAATGAGCAAATCATTAAGCTGGTTGGCGCTTTCTGCGAAAAAAACAATTTGAACTTGGTGATAAAAAAACATCCTCTTGATCCAAAAAGCTATAGTTTTTCGAATTATCAACAGTTTGTTGATGGGGATAATAAGATTCTATCTAAGCAAGCAGACCTTGTTATAACGGTTAACTCTAGCGCAGTAATAGATGTATTAGATACTAATACTCCTCTGATCCTACTTGGCAAATCCATATATGCACGGCGAGGATTAGGTATCTATTGGAGTGGAACCGAAGAGAGTACGAGTGTTTATCAAAAAGCGATAAAGAACGTTTGCACAAAAGAGAGAGAGAACTTTCTCGCTTACTTAGCAAATAACTATCTTTTAACCGGCGCTGGTGCTTCTTATCAAACCGAATTGCTCGTCAGTAAACTCGATTTTTTACTAGAAAAAGACGTTGGTTCGCTCGATCAACATGTTGCAAATAACTCTGTTGCTTAAATATGAAGGTTATGGTTTCTGGGTTGAAACCCGTCAATTACGCAACGGATGATTTCTCAGAGTGCTTTTTCGCAAGCCGATTTTTATGAGCTTGAACAAAACGACGGGATGAAATTGCCCCTAAAAAACGGTTCAAAATCGACATGCTCTCAGATGTTGGAGAGAACGTGCGTAAGCAGGTCTCTTCACTCCTACTTATAGCCGACAGAGATAGCAACGCTGCTCTGGATAAATTGTTGAATATTTAGATGAATGAGTTAAGGCAAGCACTAAGCGTGCAAGGGCGGGTAATTTACGCGCTAATTTTACGAGAGGCACTTGCTAAATACGGCAAGAGTCATATTGGCTATTTGTGGGCTGTGTTCGAGCCTTCTTTGCAGGTTTTGGTTTTAGTAACGATATTTTCGGCGTTAGGAAGGCAATCGCCAGTTGGTGGTGACTTGGCTGTGTTTTTCACTACTGGAATAGTACCTTGGCTGATCTATAGCGGTATTTCTTCGCGATTATCGGGTGCGCTGGGTGCCAATCAAGCACTGCTTTCATACCCACATGTAACGCCTTTTGATGTTTTGATGGGGCGAGCATTACTAGAGTCGATAACTATGCTGGTGGTTTTTGTGTTGCTTGTGGCATTACTCCAATTAATGGGGAAGGCGCTGGCTGTTTACGATTTGTTCCATGTTTTGATGGGATTAATGGTACTGGTTGTCTTCTCGACAGGCGTGGGAATGATTAACTCAGCAATCAGGATCTATTTCGATAGTTGGGACAAACTATTTAGTGCTTTTAACCGTCCATTTTACTTTTTGTCCGGTATTTTTTTCACGGCTGCCAGTCTTCCGCCTCAGGCACGGGAGTATTTGCAATGGAATCCGATTTTTCAATGTGTTGAGTGGGTGCGCAGTGGTTTTTTTTCAACCTACCAGAACACTTATATCAACTATAGCTACGCTGTGGTCAGCAGCATAGTGATGGTTTTGCTAGGTCTAACTTTGACTCAATACACTCGACACAAAGCGCGCAACTTATGATTGAGCTAATTAACGTTTCAAAAATCTACCAAACAGCAAGTGGAAAAAAGCAGGTACTCAAACCTTGTAATCTCAAGTTTCCAAAGGGACGAAACATCGGTCTTTTGGGAGTGAACGGCGCTGGAAAATCGACATTACTACGGATGATTGCGGGCTCAGAGGCGCCAACGAGTGGCTTGATTAAGAGGAATATCAAAATGTCGTGGCCTCTCGGATTTGCGGGTGGTTTCAACGGATCGATGACTGGGGCAGAGAACTTGCGTTTCGTTAGCCGGATTTACGGAGCCGACATCAATAAGGTGACTGAGTTTGTCAAGTCGTTTTCTGAACTGGATGACTATTTGGATATGCCAATTCGAAGTTACAGCTCGGGCATGAAGGCTAGGTTGGCATTTGGATTATCGATGGCCATTGACTTTGATTGCTACTTGGTCGACGAAATTACTGGGGTAGGCGATCGAAGGTTTCAGGATAAGTGCCGAGATGCCTTTAGGGCCCGAAGCGAAAAATCCAGCTTGATTATGGTTTCACACAACATGTCGACTCTTAAAGAGCACTGTGATCTGGGATTGGTATTGTCTGGCGGTGAGCTGACCTTCTTTGAAGATATCAATGATGCAATAGATAACTATTTGACACTTTCAAAATGAAATTACAGAAAAAGTACAAAATAATTCTCAACAAGTTTTGGAAAAACCGTAACAACAAGCAACGTAGCTTCTCATTGGTGGTGATTCTTCCTACTTTGCTAGCGGGTATATATTACAGTTTTTTTGCTGCTGACTTATACGTGGTAGAAACACGTTTTGCTGTAAAGGGAAATGAAATGCAGCAAATTGATTTGCTGAGCGGCTTGGCAGGTATGCCTCCTCGAACTGGCAGCACGACAGACTCATATATTGTCCAAGATTACGTTCAGTCGATTGATATCATTCATGCGATTAATGACGACTTGGATTTGTATTCTATTTTCAATCACCAAGATGCTGATTGGTTTTCGAAGTTGGGTGAACAGCCTACACAAGAAGAACTGCTGAGCTACTGGCGTAAGCGGGTCACAGTCTCTTATGACCCTACTACCACCATCATTACGTTGAAGTCACGGGCATTCAGTTCGATGGAGGCAACCCTATTGGCCGAGGCTGTGTTGAATCAAAGTGAGGTTTTGGTCAACAACTTATCTGAGGTCGCTAGAACTGATGATCTGGCCTTTGCTGAAAATGAAGTCGCAAGGGCAGAAGCCCGCGTGACAACAGTTCGGGTGGCGATGAATGATTTCCGTAACGAATTTAAAGATCTCGATCCAACCCAAACCGCTAGTGCGAAAATGATGCTAATCGGTGAACTGGAAGTCCAACTGTCTAAAGCTCATGCAGAGCTGAACGCTTTAAACAGTTATATGAATGATCAAGCCCCGGCGGTCGCCAATCTTACCCGTAGGGTAGAGGCACTGACTCTGCAGATTCAGGTAGAAAAACAGAATATTACTGGTGACAGTAAAACTCAGCCGGCATTGAGCGGGTTGTTTGAAGACTATGAACCGTTGCTGGTAGAGCGGACGTTTGCTGAAAAAGCCTTTACATCTGCACTTGCATCTCTTGAAGCCGCACGCATTGAAGCATCGCGAAAACATCGCTACTTAGCAACCTTTGTGGTTCCGATTAACCCAGATGAAGCAATTGAGCCGAAGCGCGTGAAGTCGGTCGTTACCGTCTTGATAGCGAGTTTGATGAGTTGGGCAATTGGTCTATTGGGGTTAGGAATTATTAGAGAGCATATTGGATGGGTGTAAGAGTGGCAAGTTAGACGCTTGTGCAATTAATAGAGAAGTGCAAATTGAACAGCATAGAAAATATCGTAAAATCGAATACGGAAACGTATAAAAGCAAGAAATATTTATTTATAGAGAACAAATCAAGTGATAGGTTGCTAATTATACTTTCTCCTCACAATCAAGGAGATAATTTTTCTTGGAAAAAATATTTAATATACAACGAAGTAGCCAATCTTTTGTATTTGAACAACCCTGATGATAATTACTATGATTACTGTGATAATCATAAAGAGTATGTGGAAATTATCAGACATTATATCTCAAAGTTTTACAGAAAAGATTGCTTTATTATGGGTTCTAGCATGTCTGGAACCGTGGCTATTAGAATTGGTATTGAGTTGGATTTGAATGTCATTTCATTCGCTCCACAAGTGTCATTTAATGAAACCGTAGAGTTTGCGACAGTTTCATTTCCTAATAACCCCAAGGTAAAATTGATTGGTGACATTAGAAAAATAAAGGAAAGCGGATGCTGGGTTGATCTGGATAAATATATATCTAGTAACCAAAAACACATTCCACCAATATATTTAAGTTTTAATCACTTAAGATTTGATACAAGGAATGCTTATAATCTTATAAATTCATTAATGAAGGTTGCGAATGGGAAAATGATTGTTAACCATTCGGAAAGTTCAAGTCATGGATTTAGTATTTTTAGCAAAGAGGATGCTATTTCACTCGTAAATATAATGAATATACTCTCTATATTTAGAGAGAATAAGTTTAGTTGGGAATATAGGTAATGAATATTGCAGTAGTTTTAGCCGGTGGTGTCGGTTCTAGATTTGGCAAAGCTTATCCGAAGCAGTTTGCCAAAGTTGCGGGTAAAACTTTGATCGAACATACATTAGATGTTTTTGAAATTAATTCAGATATTGATGATGTGATAGTCGTTTCCAAAGGGGGCTTCGTTGATTTAATCTGGGAAATGGTTAACAAAAATGGTTATCATAAAATTAAGAGTGTAATTTCAGGTGGCAATGAAAGAATGGACTCAACGTTCAATGCTCTAGAATATATTCGAGATAATTATGATGCAACTAGCGATATAAATTTGATTATCCACGATGCAGTTAGACCGTTTGTAAGTGATGAAATTATCACGGCTTGTATTAACGAATTAAATATCTTTGACGCAGTTGATGTTGTCATAAATAGTGCGGACACAATCGTTGAAGTGGACGATGATGGAAACTTAGTTAATATCCCGGAACGAAGTAAACTGCGCAGAGGTCAAACACCACAGTGCTTTAAGTTTCATGTTTTGTATGAAGCATATGTTTTGGCTAAAGCTCAAGAAAACATGAAAGTCACGTGTGATTGTGGTGTGCTGCTACAGGTTATGCCACACGTGAAGATATCAACAGTACACGGCCATGATACGAATATTAAAATTACCGAGCCTATTGATATTTCAATTGCTGATTACGTCTTTCAGCAAAAAGGTGAGAATAGATTATCTTTCCTAAAAAAAAGAACTAAGAAATAGAATTAGAGACAAAGTACTTGTCGTTTATGGTGGAAGCTATGGTATTGGTCAAGATATTATAGACCTAGCAAATGAATGTGGTGCAATAACCTACTCATTTAGTCGTGGTCAGACTAATACTGACATTTCAAACTCCGCAGATATTGAATATTCACTAAAGAAAGTTTTCGATAACGAGGGTAGAATTGATTTTGTTATTAATAGTGCTGCTCTTTTGAAAAAAGAAACCATTAATGAACATGTCAGATAGTGAGATTAAAAATATAATTGATGTGAACTTGTATGGTGCAATTTTACTGGCAAAAAAGGCATTTCCATATTTGAAGCAAACGCAAGGTGCGATGTTAAACTTTACATCTAGTTCCTACACTCGTGGTAGATCCTATTACAGCTCATATTGTAGTTCAAAGGCAGGGGTTGTTAACTTAACCCAGTCACTTGCAGAAGAGTGGTACGATTTTAATGTCAAAGTAAATTGCATTAATCCCGAGAGGACATCAACACCAATGAGAAGAACAAATTTTGGTCATGAAGATCCTACTACACTCTTGAAATCTGAGGATGTTGCCGTTGCTTCATTGAACACTCTAGTTTCTCTATCCTCAGGGCATATCGTCAATGTTAAGTTTGATAATGTTTTGGAGAGAAATGAATACTTTAATTCAAAATAAGATATTTAATGTTTTAAAAAACTCCTTCCAAAAGGAATGAGAAAGCGATTAAAAAGTGAATTAAAGCGTCGTGGATACTGTGTCTCAAATAAAATAATAGTATCCGCTAAATCATCTGGTTTATCAAAAGTAAATATAAATAGTAATTTAATGAAGGTTAAGGCTACAATGGTGAATGATATAAATTTCATGTTTCCTATAGAATATATTATTCATACAGGTGAAGGCAAAGCTGCTGTACCGCACATATCAATTTGGTATCCGAGTTTTCGGGCCGCGTATTCAACAAGAACACTAATCTTGACAAGAAATCAGGTCGCTTTTGATTCAATTAGCTTGTACCTAAAAAAGCATGATTATCCAAACATGGTTGTACTGTGTAAATCTGAAAAAGATGTTGATGAACTGTTTAGAAAATGTGTCGGTGTTAAAGCTTGCTTTTATCCATCTAATACTGGAAACAATATTCATCCACTGAAGCAAACCGGAATTAAGCATGTGTTTATTGGGCATGGTGATAGTGACAAATCAGCTAGTGCTCACAAGTTTTTCCGTGTTTACGATGAAAACTGGGTTGCTGGTGACGCTAACATCGATCGTTTTTCAAAGATAACAACGAATGGTCTTCAATTCAGAAAGGTTGGCCGACCAAATATGCGCGATATCCTTTGTGGTAACACGTGTTCTTGGAGTGATCGTTTTTCTGGTAAACTAAACGTATTATACCTTCCAACTTGGGAGGGTGTTTACAATGAGCAAAATTATTCATCAATCTCATTGAGTGGCAAAATATCAAATATTGTTAATAAGCTGTCAGTTTTTTCAGCTAAATTTCATCCGATGACTGGTTCGCGTGACCCTGAGTGTTTGAAATGCGTATCCGAGTGTAGCAAAGATAGCAATATATTTAGTGCTGACCAACCGTTGTCCACATTTATTTCTGATTATAATGTGTTTATATGTGATATTTCTGCTGTTGTATCAGAATGTCTATCATTGAATGCACCAATTTTTATTTACATACCTAAGGATAAAAAAATAAATTTATCTGAAAGTAAAATGCCATATTCACATTATTGCTACGTTTTTCATGACGAGTTCGAACTAGAAGAATTGTTGATGAGGGTCGTTGTGAATAAAGATGATTATTTGTCGGAAAATAGAGAGCAAGCAATGGAGTATATTCTTGGTCGCAATGCAACCATTGGCAATGCATTTAATAAGTTGTTAGAGTCTGGAAGGTTTGAAGATGTTCAGTATTAATATGTTAAGTAAACTAAAAAGAAGTAGAGTTAAATACTTAATTCATCTTCCTGGTGACTATAACAAGTCGAGCAGATATCTCAGACATTGGTCTGCGCGATTCTTACGTTCATCTGTAAAGTTCTCGGTTCTAGTTAGAGACTATGATTTCTATCTTAAAATTAAGGAAGAGCTAAGGTTTATTGATTTTGTTTATGCTAAATCTCCGTTGGATGTTGAAGGTGTAATCAGTGAGTTTCCATCACTAAAGACGATTGTATATTTGAATAACTTCGCTATGAATATTCATACGTTGAGGTTTAACAACTATGAGCATGTTTTCATAGGAAATAAAAATACAGATCTATATTCTATACCTACCAACTACTATAAGGCATATGACTCGATATATGTGAGTGGTTGCTTTGCTATGGATAAATTCAAAGAGTCGAACGTTTATAGTTCTGGCGTTAAATTTGAATCTATCGGAGTTGATATTCCTGTGGGAAACTGTGATTCTAATGATGTTTCATTGGTAATCAGCGATGGATGTCTTGTTGATCGAAGTTTGTATTCTACTCTAATGTCTTTGGTTGCTAATGGTGTTAGGAATGTAACTCTAATATGTAATAACAAGATCCAAGACAGGCTAAGAGAAAACATAATCGAATTTGAACATATGTTTGATTTGAATATCTTTCTGACAAACGAAATAAATAGCCTACTATCTAAGAAGATGGTCATTGTTGACTATGAAAATGTAACATTGGATCACATTTACTCTGGAAGTCCGCTATATATTTTTAGGGACGAGAACTATAAAGGTTCTCCTAAAGACTATAGATACTTTTTTAGTGATTTACCATTTGTTAATACAGTGGATGGTAGGGCTAATAATATTAGCATTGAAATTGAGAAATTTAGTAGAAGTCACTTTGATCAGTGGAAAGCATTCCTACTGAACAACTTTGACCCGGACAATTTTGCTGGATGTTTTGGCAAGTGATTGATGTGTTGGCCTGAATGCTTTGGGCCAACATTAATTATAGGGGAGTGATTGGTGAGGCTTACTTCTGCGATAAAAAACTTAATTTGGAACTACTTCTTTGTAACGCCGATATCAAATATATCTAATAAGAATTACTTAAAAATCTTTGGTGTTCCTATTGTAACCACTCAGATTACAATGATGGAAATGACTCGTTCATTTAGATACGCGATATATTTGGATAGCAAAGACGTTAATACTCTAGTTCATGTTATGAAATGGTTTGAATCTGGGTTCTTTAGCAAGTCTGAAACAGTGGTTATTTTACGGGGTTACGTCAGAGGATTTTTTTCATTTGAACGATTTTTTGATGAAAACTCAATCCAGTTTGTTGCTTATAACAAGTACTCATCAATTTCTATTTCTGATTTTGATTTCATATTCTATCCTTTTAATACAAATACCAATCAGATTATAATGAAAAATAGGAATGTGATACATGTTTTTATTGGCCATGGTGAAAGTGATAAACTCGCATCAGTCAATCCAATGATTAGAATGTATGACCATGTTTTTGTATCTGGTGACGTTTCTATTGAGAGATTGACAAGAAATAAATTAGTTACTGAATATGATGTTATTAACGGGAAGTGTGTGAAAATTGGTGTTCCTTATATCAGTTGTAATACTGCGGGAGAGTCTTTAACTACCGCCAATGTGCAAGGTGTTTTGTATGCGCCAACCTGGGAAGGGGCTGATATCAATCAAGCCTATTCATCATTGTTAATCGCAACAGATTTGATTGAAAACATGCTTTCTAGAGGTTTGACCGTATATTTTCAGCCTCACCCATCAACAGGTATAAGAACACCTGCGTATAAAGAAAAAATTGACTCTATTTTGTCTCAGTTTGCTCGCAAAGATTGTTTTGTATATATAGATAACAGTTCTGATAATATTTTTAGTGCAAATGAGCGATTCGGTAAATTCGGGCCTTGTTACTACAATACGATCGTTACTGATATATCATCGATGGTAATGCTTGGCTTTGTTCATCAAAAAAATACATTCGTGTATGTGAGCGATTATCATCTGGAATTACTTGAAAAAGAACTTTTGATAACGAGTCGTTCGGATATTGTTTTTAGTTCCACTAAAGAATTTCTCCGCATAGAGACTGATTATTTTACTAGGCCTCCTGCATTGGATGTGAGTCCGCTGGTCTCAGTTGAGAATTATTTTGACAATCTAGATTATAGTGATTTCATCTCGACGTTCAAATCTGTCTTGGAGGATGATATCTATAGTAATGGCTGCTTTTCGTGATTTGCATATCAATCGGAATATTAAAAATAAAACATCTTCGTAAATTTATCACTGCGACGGATCCATCAGATACAAGTCAGTTTAGTAGAGTAATAGGGTGGGGTAACAAGCATTCATCAAGAAGAGCTATTAGCTTAGCAGCTATATTAAACCGAACTTATTGCGCGCTAGAGGATGGCTTTTTGCGCTCTATTGGGTTGGGGGTTGATGGTGTGCAGCCACTAAGTTTAGTCGTTGATGAGGTAGGTATCTATTACGATGCACGGAAGCCTTCACGACTGGAGCAACTGATCACAGCCAACGCAGACATTACGAAAGAGGCTGAGTCTCGCAGCCGGCGGTGCATTTCAGCCATTCGCGAGTATCGCCTGTCTAAATATAATCAAAACCAAAGCGATCCGCAGTTGCGCGCGGCTGCGCCCAAGATCGTGGTGATTGATCAGACGCAAGGTGATGCCTCTGTAGAGGGAGCCATGGCGAATCAAGAGACTTTCATTGATATGCTGCGCTGTGCAGTAGAATCGCATCCTAATGAAACGGTTTGGGTTAAGGTACATCCAGATGTAGTGCACGGCCAAAAAAAGGGGTTTTTGTATCCATTGCCGTTTGAGCATCCCAACGTAAAGTTGTATGCCGAGCCAGTGAATCCATGGGATTTTCTGGAAACAAGCACACACGTTTATACGGTCTCTAGCCTAATGGGATTCGAGGCTCTGATGGCAGGTGCGCAGGTACATTGCTTCGGCATGCCGTTCTATGCGGGTTGGGGGCTAACCTACGATCAGCAAAGATGCGAGCGCCGCAACAAGTCGCGCACCCTAGAGCAAATATTCGATGCGGCCTATATTCAGTATGCCCGTTATGTAGACCCGATTTTGGGCGAACGTTGCGAGATAGAGCAGATTATCAGCTATCTTAGCGATCAGATCGCATGGCAAGCAAACGCGAAGACGAAGGTTTGCCTTTCAAGTTTGTCGTGGTGGAAACGGCTCTGGCTCGATGATTACATGCGTGCTTGGGGTTTTAAGCTGTCAGCTAGTGGTAGTTCAATCCGTTGGGGCAGAGGAGAGCCGGATGAGGAAGGCTTCTGTATCGAGGATGGCTTTATCCGTTCGGTGGGGTTGGGGGTTCACTTTAACCGTCCGGTGTCTTTGGTATGTGATCGTCGGGGAATTTACTTTGATGCCCGAGTCGAGAGTGATTTGGAATATGCTCTTAATCACACTAAGTGTTCTGACTGGGGACAGTGGCGAGCACAAGAGCTTATCACCCGGTTGCTCTCTGCCAATCTAACCAAATACAACGTCGGTACTGATACTGTGTTGGATTTACCTGTTGGCCGAAAGGTCATCTTGGTGCCGGGTCAGGTGGAAAGTGATGCCTCTATCCGTTGCGGTTCGCTTGAGGTAACGACCAACGAAGCGTTGCTCAGGGCGGCACGCGATGCTGAGCCGGATGCCTATATTATCTATAAACCGCATCCTGATGTGGTTGCTGGTCAGCGTGATCAAGGCAAATGGCAAGGTGACTTTACTTCCTTAGCGGACCACGTTGAGGTGGAGATTGCCATGGCACAACTTCTTGAACAGGTTAATGAAGTGCATACGATGACCTCGCTTACTGGGTTTGAAGCGCTTTTACGCGGTAAGAAGGTGACTACCTATGGCATGCCGTTTTATGCCGGATGGGGCTTGACTAGGGATATGATGACCTGCGAGCGTCGTAAGCGTCGTCACAGTTTGGAAAGTTTGGTGTATTTTACACTGATTAATTATCCTACTTACGTCGATCCGCTGACACGCCGCTTATGCAGCGCTGAGCAGGCTATTGAGCGAGTGCGGCAGATGAAATGCGGTTCAGTTGAGGTAAAAGAAACCAAGCTTCGGTTATTACTCATGCTCAAGCGTGTTAAGCATATCGCCAAATGCTGAGTGTCTCCGGCAGTTAGAGCATCCTTTAAATATTTGTGGTATTTCATGTTTGGTGGGATCTAAAGCAGGATACCATCGAATTATCCCTGTTGGTTATTTGCCGACCAAAAGTAGTTAGCAAGTTATGGTCAATATTGGTTGTCCGTTGTTTATAACTAAGTTCATAGTTCATCCATTTATTAGTGTTTTTGCAAATGCAGACAGGTTTTCTTTTCCTAGTGATATTTGCTACTGCTTTGGTATCTCTGTTGATACTAACTCGTGTAGCAAAGATTTATAATTGGCTTGATTCTCCTAGTCAACGCAAGGTGCATCAGGGAGATGTTCCATTGGTTGGGGGATTATCTATTCTATTTGGTGTCATTGCTTTAGTGTTGACTCAGCCAGAGGTGCTTGATAAGCAATACCAGTTTATATGCCTAGCAGTTGGCTTTTTAGCGATTGGTTTTTTTGATGACAAGTACAGTTTGAGTGTTAAGCTGAGGCTGATTTTGTTGCTCGTTCTATCAGTCTGGGTTGGAGGTGTGGAAGAGGTTGCGTTGTTCTACTTAGGAAACCTGTTCGGAAACGGTGACATTTTTCTCAGTCAGATTTTTATTCTGTTGTTTACCGTCGCAGCAATCATTGGTTGTGTAACAGCGTTTAATATGATCGATGGTCTGGATGGCCTGCTTGGCGTCTTATCGAGTGTCACTTTTCTTAGTCTGTTTATTGTGTTTCATTTGGCTGAACTAGAAAAATATGCTCTATTTTGTGCAGGTTTTATCATCGCGATGTTGCCTTACATTGCTTTTAATGTTTTTAGTAAAGCAAGGCATCGCGTATTTATGGGGGATGCGGGTAGTGCGTTTGTAGGTTTTATCATCATCTGGTTACTTTTGTTTCTCACTCAACCTAAAAGCATGACAGATTATCCTTTTGGAGTGATCAAACCTATATATGTGCTTTGGTTTATTGCTATTCCTTTTATGGACATGATGTTGGTAATTATCAAGCGTGGAATGCGAAGACAATCATTAACCAGCGCTGATCGAACTCATATCCACCATCTATTGTTAGAATGCGGCTTAAGTGCCAATAAAATATTGCTGCTACTATCTGGGACTGCGCTATGTTTAGCAAGTGTGGGTCTTTGGTGCCATTTTTATGCGATAAATCAGTTTGCATGCCTCGTCGTTTTTTCTCTCACTTTCCTTT
This window of the Vibrio panuliri genome carries:
- a CDS encoding hypothetical protein (catalyzes the formation of alpha-N-acetylglucosaminyl-pyrophosphoryl-undecaprenyl from alpha-N-acetylglucosaminyl 1-phosphate and the lipid carrier undecaprenyl phosphate), encoding MFLQMQTGFLFLVIFATALVSLLILTRVAKIYNWLDSPSQRKVHQGDVPLVGGLSILFGVIALVLTQPEVLDKQYQFICLAVGFLAIGFFDDKYSLSVKLRLILLLVLSVWVGGVEEVALFYLGNLFGNGDIFLSQIFILLFTVAAIIGCVTAFNMIDGLDGLLGVLSSVTFLSLFIVFHLAELEKYALFCAGFIIAMLPYIAFNVFSKARHRVFMGDAGSAFVGFIIIWLLLFLTQPKSMTDYPFGVIKPIYVLWFIAIPFMDMMLVIIKRGMRRQSLTSADRTHIHHLLLECGLSANKILLLLSGTALCLASVGLWCHFYAINQFACLVVFSLTFLCYAIANLSLEKQISQGKIEMGIC